The Paenibacillus macerans genome includes a window with the following:
- a CDS encoding glycosyl hydrolase family 18 protein, whose protein sequence is MFKSLFIRKSSLFIVAVAMIVIVCGGIYYIYINRAEGRVNAIQENVGRPADLSAWIVDWQQDSGEEDYGVLGSRLSELQMFAAYFDASGHLYLADTFRDSLANDASLRQADGGLFLTIVNDLRSEDGSVVQKDSDLTKRLTQSGEARREHIREILNLVDQLDLDGVEIDYEKIKDGDWNGVVAFYNELYQELLQNGRKLRVVLEPGAPLKRLKLPKGPEYVVMAYNLYGSHSGPGPKADKKFIKELVGKTECIPGNKRLALATGGFAWNEKGEVAAVTEKEADGLSELSKDGVERDKASGSLHFKYTDADGGETTVWYADGVTLRSWIVTAREAGCHRIAIWRLGGLSQRTLKMLAEID, encoded by the coding sequence TTGTTTAAGAGCCTGTTTATACGAAAATCGTCATTATTCATTGTGGCCGTCGCTATGATCGTCATTGTATGCGGGGGGATCTATTACATCTATATAAACAGAGCGGAAGGCCGGGTAAATGCCATTCAGGAGAACGTTGGCCGGCCCGCCGATTTGTCTGCTTGGATCGTAGATTGGCAGCAGGATTCCGGAGAGGAAGACTACGGCGTGTTAGGTTCCCGCTTATCAGAACTGCAGATGTTTGCGGCTTATTTCGATGCGTCGGGGCATCTTTATTTAGCGGATACGTTTCGGGATAGCTTGGCGAATGACGCCTCCCTTCGCCAAGCCGATGGCGGGCTGTTTTTGACGATCGTCAATGACCTGAGGAGCGAAGATGGCTCGGTCGTGCAAAAGGACTCCGATCTGACGAAACGTTTAACCCAAAGCGGGGAAGCCCGCCGGGAGCATATCCGGGAAATTTTGAACCTGGTCGATCAGCTTGATCTGGATGGCGTGGAAATTGATTACGAGAAAATCAAGGACGGCGATTGGAACGGTGTGGTCGCTTTTTACAACGAATTGTATCAGGAACTGCTTCAGAACGGACGTAAATTGCGGGTTGTACTGGAGCCGGGTGCGCCGCTAAAAAGGTTGAAGCTGCCGAAGGGGCCCGAATATGTGGTGATGGCTTACAATTTGTATGGCTCGCACAGCGGTCCCGGACCTAAAGCGGACAAAAAGTTCATTAAAGAGCTTGTCGGCAAAACGGAGTGTATCCCGGGAAACAAGCGTCTGGCCCTAGCTACGGGGGGATTTGCCTGGAATGAAAAAGGAGAGGTTGCGGCGGTCACCGAGAAGGAAGCCGACGGGCTTTCCGAATTGAGTAAAGACGGAGTGGAGCGCGACAAAGCCAGCGGAAGCCTTCATTTTAAATATACGGACGCTGACGGAGGCGAGACGACCGTTTGGTATGCTGACGGCGTAACTTTGCGCAGTTGGATTGTGACGGCGCGCGAAGCCGGGTGCCATCGTATCGCCATTTGGAGGTTGGGCGGATTGAGTCAACGAACTTTAAAGATGTTGGCGGAAATCGATTGA
- a CDS encoding sensor histidine kinase: MQGVMTMLRRFIGATMLLSLLLMAFNLVLLSTIVFSENKQRNPESVVKEVAEQLEVHPDRYRLAAPAAKLLDEHEAWAMLLDSKGEVVWEYRLPKQLPRTYSIVDVAKFSRHYLLDYPVFVWEKGAGLLVVGYPQNTYAKYQVSYFKDWIQSLPLRLVLLLVCNLVLFIVLSVCLGAWCMRSIKPLVNGIYGLTKQEPIQVKAKSIFRDLADSINAASRMLREQNRALKAKDEARSNWIAGISHDVRTPLSMILGYASDLEEHPDLPLEQRQQAGIIRRQGEKLRSLIHDLNLVSMLEYEMQPLSIKELRVSAVVRQAASDFLNQGLDTDRYAIELQLNDEKIKVRADEKLLLRAVSNLVQNSIIHNPQGCRIVLRTASDPERSRCLLIVSDDGQGTERSELPDLLKLPYSSTRKRSRKHGHGLGLPMVARIATAHGGRLLLASDLNEGFQATLELPYFVLGGQAD, translated from the coding sequence ATGCAGGGAGTCATGACGATGCTTAGGCGGTTTATCGGCGCTACCATGCTGCTTTCCCTCTTGCTTATGGCCTTTAATCTGGTGCTGCTAAGCACGATCGTATTTAGCGAAAATAAACAGCGGAACCCGGAGTCGGTGGTTAAGGAAGTAGCGGAACAACTGGAGGTTCACCCGGATCGTTATCGGCTTGCCGCCCCGGCGGCGAAGCTGCTGGATGAACATGAAGCTTGGGCCATGCTGCTCGATTCAAAAGGGGAAGTCGTCTGGGAATACCGGTTGCCTAAACAGCTTCCGCGCACGTACAGCATCGTGGATGTAGCCAAGTTTTCGCGCCATTATCTGCTGGATTACCCGGTATTCGTCTGGGAGAAAGGCGCCGGGCTGCTTGTAGTGGGGTATCCGCAAAATACCTATGCAAAATACCAAGTCAGCTATTTCAAAGATTGGATTCAATCGCTGCCGCTCCGGCTTGTCCTTTTGCTGGTATGTAATCTGGTTTTGTTTATCGTGTTGTCGGTCTGCTTGGGCGCGTGGTGCATGCGAAGCATAAAGCCGCTGGTCAACGGGATCTACGGACTGACAAAGCAAGAGCCGATCCAGGTTAAAGCCAAAAGTATTTTCCGAGATTTGGCGGACAGTATCAATGCCGCATCCAGAATGCTGCGGGAACAGAACAGGGCGCTTAAAGCGAAGGATGAAGCGCGTTCCAATTGGATCGCCGGGATTTCGCACGATGTCCGTACCCCGTTGTCGATGATCCTGGGTTATGCCAGCGATTTGGAGGAGCACCCGGATTTGCCCTTGGAACAGCGGCAGCAAGCGGGAATCATTCGCCGGCAAGGCGAGAAGCTGCGTTCCCTGATCCATGACTTGAACCTGGTCTCCATGCTGGAATATGAAATGCAGCCTTTGAGCATCAAAGAGCTACGTGTGTCCGCGGTCGTCAGACAGGCAGCTTCCGACTTTCTCAATCAGGGGTTGGATACGGACAGGTATGCTATTGAGCTGCAATTGAATGACGAGAAAATAAAGGTGCGGGCGGATGAAAAGCTGCTGTTGCGCGCCGTATCGAATTTAGTACAAAATAGTATCATCCATAATCCGCAAGGCTGCCGGATCGTCTTACGTACGGCAAGTGATCCGGAACGCTCCAGGTGCCTCTTGATCGTATCGGATGATGGCCAAGGGACGGAGCGTTCCGAACTGCCGGACTTGCTGAAGCTGCCGTATTCGTCAACCCGCAAGCGTTCAAGGAAACACGGCCATGGGCTAGGCTTGCCGATGGTTGCGCGGATTGCAACGGCGCATGGCGGCAGACTTCTGCTTGCAAGCGATCTAAACGAAGGATTTCAGGCAACGCTAGAGCTTCCGTATTTCGTACTAGGGGGACAAGCGGACTGA
- a CDS encoding response regulator transcription factor, with translation MENLKDKKILIVDDEPEIRVMIERFLRKEGYFRIYRAESCAAALAICRTDKPDIAILDVMLPDGDGFGLLSAIRTFSEMPVLMLSARGEDEDRLLGLGLGADDYLVKPFLPRELLLRLQAILKRTFASAAPERLPAFCLGDIEIDLESAAVRRNQEELPLTAKERMLLLKLYENEGRIVTSDAICQAVWGDDSFSYENTLMVHIRRIREKIEADPSRPRHLLTVRGLGYKLQVKEAP, from the coding sequence ATGGAAAATTTAAAAGACAAAAAAATACTCATTGTGGACGATGAGCCGGAAATACGCGTGATGATCGAACGTTTTTTGCGCAAGGAAGGTTATTTTCGCATATACCGGGCGGAGAGCTGCGCTGCGGCGCTAGCCATATGCCGGACGGACAAGCCGGATATCGCCATCCTGGACGTGATGCTTCCTGATGGGGACGGCTTTGGTCTGTTAAGCGCAATCCGTACGTTTTCCGAGATGCCCGTATTGATGTTGTCCGCCCGGGGGGAAGACGAGGATCGGCTGCTGGGGCTGGGGCTCGGAGCGGACGATTATTTGGTTAAACCGTTTTTGCCGCGCGAGTTGCTTTTGCGTTTGCAGGCCATTTTGAAACGGACTTTTGCTTCCGCTGCGCCGGAACGTTTGCCCGCGTTTTGTCTGGGGGATATTGAGATTGATCTGGAAAGTGCTGCTGTAAGGCGCAATCAAGAGGAATTGCCGTTAACGGCCAAGGAGCGCATGCTTCTATTGAAGCTTTACGAGAACGAAGGCCGGATCGTCACGTCGGATGCCATTTGCCAGGCGGTATGGGGAGATGACAGCTTTAGTTACGAAAACACGCTGATGGTGCACATTCGCCGCATCCGGGAAAAAATTGAAGCCGATCCGTCGCGTCCGCGGCATCTGCTCACGGTCAGGGGATTGGGGTATAAGCTACAGGTGAAGGAGGCGCCGTAA
- a CDS encoding ABC transporter ATP-binding protein: MNSRALIATHNLSKMYNGVYRVNKVNLAVPEGEIFGFLGPNGAGKSTSLKMLLGLIKPTEGEVRVFGRELAKDRRSILKQIGSLIESPSYYGHLTGWENLKIMQRLHDAPAKNLYEVLRIVRLEKQKDKRVDHYSLGMKQRLGIAMALLAFPRLLILDEPTNGLDPAGILEIRELIKSLPARYGMTIMLSSHLLSEIEQIASSVGIISNGQLLFQGTMGQLQAKTKVSISLKTSDNQAAERLLLKHGFQASSRGPRLLFDHLDDTLTAQVNRLLVDSGLDVFRIEERKKSLEDIFLELTGKERSL; this comes from the coding sequence ATGAATTCCCGGGCGCTGATCGCAACGCATAACTTGTCCAAAATGTACAATGGGGTCTATCGGGTAAACAAAGTTAATCTTGCCGTTCCGGAAGGGGAAATTTTCGGTTTCCTCGGGCCGAACGGTGCGGGAAAATCAACCTCTCTCAAAATGCTGCTTGGCCTGATCAAGCCGACGGAAGGCGAGGTGAGAGTTTTCGGCCGCGAACTGGCCAAAGATCGCAGGTCCATCCTCAAACAGATCGGCTCATTGATTGAATCGCCATCTTATTACGGTCATTTGACGGGCTGGGAGAACCTGAAAATCATGCAGCGTCTGCACGATGCGCCGGCCAAAAATTTATACGAGGTTTTGCGTATCGTCCGGCTGGAAAAACAAAAAGACAAGCGGGTCGACCATTACTCGCTCGGCATGAAGCAGCGGCTGGGAATCGCCATGGCGCTGCTTGCCTTTCCAAGGCTGCTCATCCTCGACGAGCCTACCAATGGACTCGATCCTGCGGGAATTTTGGAAATCAGGGAACTGATCAAATCGCTGCCCGCGCGTTATGGAATGACCATAATGTTATCCAGCCACCTGCTTTCGGAAATCGAGCAAATCGCCAGCTCGGTGGGAATTATCAGCAACGGCCAACTGCTGTTCCAAGGGACCATGGGGCAGCTCCAGGCCAAAACGAAAGTCTCCATCTCCTTAAAAACTTCCGACAACCAAGCGGCGGAACGCTTGCTCTTAAAACACGGCTTTCAAGCCTCTTCCAGGGGTCCGCGCCTGCTGTTCGACCATCTTGACGATACTTTAACCGCGCAGGTCAACCGCTTGTTGGTCGACAGCGGACTCGACGTGTTCAGAATCGAGGAGCGAAAAAAAAGCCTGGAAGATATTTTTCTGGAGCTGACGGGAAAGGAGCGCAGTCTGTAA
- a CDS encoding ABC transporter permease, which yields MKELTLEFFKLRRKKIGWMIAIFLAAEVLWIFMITSYTLARHPENVGWEYVLLMLSTLNGLFLPIISAVVVSRLCDMEHKGTTWKMLMATNVSRSRIYLAKWICANTLLLCGAAFQIGALSAFGVLKNFSDPLPLALLVRLLAGTLLTNLAVTALQQWISLTFKNQTFALTLGMAGGFLGVTASFFPASIRKLFVWSYYTEMSPIGMSYNALAETSRYFVLPAQAGNWVAALLMIAIFYTAGCLHASRQEI from the coding sequence ATGAAGGAACTGACTTTAGAGTTTTTTAAGCTGCGCCGCAAAAAAATCGGATGGATGATTGCGATCTTTTTGGCCGCCGAAGTACTGTGGATCTTCATGATCACCAGCTACACGCTTGCCCGCCATCCCGAAAACGTCGGATGGGAATACGTCCTATTGATGCTTTCCACGCTGAACGGACTTTTTCTTCCCATCATTTCGGCCGTGGTCGTTTCCCGCCTCTGCGATATGGAACATAAGGGAACGACGTGGAAGATGCTGATGGCAACCAACGTCAGCCGCAGCCGCATCTACTTGGCCAAGTGGATTTGCGCCAATACGCTGCTGCTCTGCGGAGCCGCTTTCCAGATAGGCGCCTTATCGGCTTTCGGGGTACTTAAAAATTTCTCAGATCCGCTGCCGCTCGCGCTGTTGGTCCGCCTTCTGGCCGGCACGCTCCTGACAAACCTTGCCGTCACCGCGCTGCAGCAATGGATTTCCCTCACGTTCAAAAACCAGACCTTTGCGCTGACGCTCGGCATGGCCGGCGGCTTTTTAGGCGTTACGGCCAGTTTCTTTCCCGCGTCCATTCGCAAGTTATTCGTCTGGTCCTACTATACGGAAATGTCTCCTATCGGCATGTCTTATAACGCCTTGGCGGAAACCAGCCGCTATTTCGTGTTGCCTGCGCAAGCCGGAAACTGGGTGGCCGCTCTGCTGATGATTGCGATATTCTATACGGCCGGATGCCTTCACGCATCCCGCCAAGAAATATAA